In the genome of Streptomyces aquilus, the window GAATGGCCGTCGTACGGTGAGATATCGTGTACGGGGAGTAAGAAACAAACGGCGTGGCCTGTTCTTTTCGGGTCCTGCTCTCTCGCCCCCAGGAGCGTCCCATCGATGGCTAGGCAGTTACGCGCCGAGCAGACCCGAGCGGCGATCATCGCGGCCGCCGCGGATCTGTTCGACCGGCAGGGTTACGAGTCGACCAGCCTGAGCGACATCGTCGAGCACGCCCAAGTAACCAAGGGTGCCCTCTACTTCCACTTCGCGGCGAAACAGGATCTCGCTCACGCCATTCTGGAGCTTCAGTCCAGAACTCTGCGCCGGATGGCGGCGGATATGGACAGCCGCGGCCTTTCCCATCTCGAAGCCCTGATCCGCACCACCTTCGGGATCGCGCGGCTGTCCGTCGAAGGCCCCGTCCCCAGGGCCGGACTCCGGCTGGCCACCGGCGGACTGGAAGTACCCCCGCCGCTCTCCCACCCATTCGAGGAATGGCTGGACATCACCACCCGCAAACTCCTCGGCGCCGTCAAGGACGCCGACCTCCACCCGGACATCGATGTCGAAGCCGCAGCTCACTCCCTGGTCTGTTCCCTCGTCGGCACCCGGGTCGTCGGCCGCTCCCTGGAACCCGTCACCCGGCATCCGCGCCGGCTGGCCGAGATGTGGCACCTCCTGATCCGCGGCATGGTGCCGGTACCCCGCCGCGCCCGCTATCTGAGCCTCGCCACCCAGCTGGAGCGGGAGATCAGAATTCCCTGAGCCGGGCGGTACGGTGGCGCGCATGTCCGCAATCCCGCCCGTGCTTCTCA includes:
- a CDS encoding ScbR family autoregulator-binding transcription factor; amino-acid sequence: MARQLRAEQTRAAIIAAAADLFDRQGYESTSLSDIVEHAQVTKGALYFHFAAKQDLAHAILELQSRTLRRMAADMDSRGLSHLEALIRTTFGIARLSVEGPVPRAGLRLATGGLEVPPPLSHPFEEWLDITTRKLLGAVKDADLHPDIDVEAAAHSLVCSLVGTRVVGRSLEPVTRHPRRLAEMWHLLIRGMVPVPRRARYLSLATQLEREIRIP